The following are from one region of the Leucobacter sp. Psy1 genome:
- a CDS encoding GNAT family N-acetyltransferase has translation MAVREAAADDAARLGGLLADFNAEFETPTPSAAELASQFRSILAERSVIALLAEGRDGGRPVGFALLTLRPTPYFDGPLAQLEELYVVPALRDRGIGTALLVAAVEGVRARGSREMHIGVDEIDTDTRRFYERHGFVDRDPGQDSRMLLYLRELD, from the coding sequence ATTGCGGTGCGGGAGGCGGCCGCGGACGACGCCGCGCGGCTCGGCGGCCTGCTCGCCGACTTCAATGCGGAGTTTGAGACGCCCACGCCGTCAGCTGCCGAGCTCGCGTCGCAATTCCGTTCGATTCTGGCTGAGCGCTCCGTGATCGCGCTGCTCGCCGAGGGGCGGGACGGCGGGCGGCCCGTCGGATTCGCGCTGCTCACGCTCCGACCGACCCCGTACTTCGACGGACCGCTCGCGCAACTCGAGGAACTGTATGTGGTCCCGGCGCTCCGCGACCGAGGCATCGGCACGGCGCTGCTCGTCGCCGCGGTCGAGGGAGTGCGCGCTCGCGGGTCTCGCGAAATGCACATCGGGGTGGACGAGATTGACACCGACACCCGTCGCTTCTACGAGCGGCACGGTTTCGTGGACCGGGATCCGGGGCAGGATTCCCGGATGCTGCTGTATCTGCGTGAGCTGGACTGA
- a CDS encoding DUF1304 domain-containing protein: MIIAGLVLTGLAALVHVYIFFLESFAWTSPRGRATFGTTEAEAAATRELAFNQGFYNLFLAIAVFAGIVAFIVGSTAVGAALVFVGAGSMVAASLVLLLSSPEKRGAALKQGVIPALGVIALAVGLAV, from the coding sequence ATGATCATCGCCGGACTGGTGCTGACCGGGCTCGCCGCCCTGGTGCACGTCTACATCTTCTTCCTCGAATCGTTCGCCTGGACCTCGCCGCGCGGGCGGGCGACGTTCGGTACAACGGAGGCGGAGGCCGCGGCGACGCGCGAACTCGCCTTCAACCAGGGGTTCTACAACCTGTTCCTCGCGATCGCGGTCTTCGCCGGGATCGTCGCGTTCATCGTCGGGAGCACCGCCGTCGGAGCAGCACTCGTGTTCGTCGGTGCGGGGTCGATGGTCGCCGCGAGCCTGGTCCTGCTGCTCTCGAGCCCCGAGAAGCGCGGGGCGGCCCTCAAGCAGGGCGTGATCCCTGCCCTCGGCGTCATCGCGCTCGCGGTCGGTCTCGCGGTGTGA
- a CDS encoding sulfurtransferase TusA family protein has product MTKHILETVGQVCPFPLVEAKRAIAEIPVGDELVIDFDCTQATDSLPQWAAENGYPVTEFVKRGPAEWSITVQRV; this is encoded by the coding sequence ATGACCAAACACATCCTCGAAACCGTCGGCCAGGTCTGCCCCTTCCCGCTCGTGGAAGCCAAGCGAGCGATTGCGGAGATCCCGGTCGGCGACGAGCTCGTCATCGACTTCGACTGCACCCAGGCGACCGACTCGCTGCCCCAGTGGGCCGCGGAGAACGGGTACCCCGTCACCGAGTTCGTGAAGCGCGGCCCGGCCGAGTGGTCGATCACCGTGCAGAGGGTCTAG
- a CDS encoding metalloregulator ArsR/SmtB family transcription factor, translated as MLGLTERPLYEIKANLFKGLAHPYRIRVLEILAGGEEVPVATLLAETGLEASHLSQHLSVLRRHRLVASERRASTVYYRLAFPEVADLLRVARALLTDILESSRGQLATVDELPAIAVGPEHR; from the coding sequence GTGCTCGGTTTGACAGAGCGGCCCCTGTACGAGATCAAGGCGAACCTTTTCAAGGGGCTCGCGCATCCGTATCGCATCCGTGTGCTGGAGATCCTCGCGGGCGGCGAGGAAGTGCCGGTGGCGACGCTGCTGGCGGAAACGGGACTCGAGGCATCCCACCTCTCGCAACACCTCTCGGTACTGCGACGTCACCGCCTGGTCGCATCGGAGCGACGAGCGAGCACCGTTTACTACCGGCTGGCGTTCCCCGAGGTCGCCGATCTCCTGCGTGTGGCGCGGGCCCTACTGACCGACATCCTCGAGTCGTCTCGCGGGCAGCTCGCCACCGTCGACGAGCTGCCCGCGATCGCGGTCGGGCCGGAGCACCGGTGA
- a CDS encoding NAD(P)/FAD-dependent oxidoreductase, which produces MAQTQVDREFDTVVIGAGVAGLTAARLLARAGQRVVVLEARDRIGGRLHTERAGGSATDLGASWIHGVDNNPLADAVEAFGLRTLEFTVGSYQPDGRPIAYYGPEGQRLDPFESQAFAADVHAFDEVLAGAVARAEAGSSYSDALEAALRELAWDAERAERVREFVRHRSEEQYGVSADLLDAHGLDDDAIEGDEVVFPDGYDELATRLADGIDVRLLREVRCVEWHEGGATVHTDGETFVVARAIVTVPVGVLRSGDFAFEPPLPEQHRAALEGLEMNAFEKVFLRFPERFWDASVSVIRRQGSAGEWWHSWYDLTEAHGAPTLLTFAAGPAAIATRAWSDARIADSVLAALRELYGDAVADPESITVTRWQDDPFARGAYAYKAVGARTEDRETLADPLGSGALHLSGEATWAEDPATVTGALCSGHRVAERVLGREVRFAELWE; this is translated from the coding sequence ATGGCTCAGACACAGGTTGACCGAGAGTTCGACACCGTCGTGATCGGCGCGGGCGTCGCCGGACTGACGGCGGCGAGACTGCTCGCTCGAGCGGGGCAGCGCGTCGTCGTCCTCGAGGCGCGCGATCGGATCGGCGGTCGACTGCACACGGAACGCGCGGGCGGCTCCGCCACCGATCTCGGGGCGTCATGGATCCACGGGGTCGACAACAACCCGCTCGCCGACGCTGTGGAGGCGTTCGGCCTCCGGACGCTCGAGTTCACGGTCGGGAGCTATCAGCCGGACGGGCGTCCGATCGCGTACTACGGCCCCGAGGGGCAACGGCTCGACCCGTTCGAGAGCCAGGCATTCGCCGCCGACGTGCACGCTTTCGATGAGGTGCTGGCGGGTGCGGTCGCGCGGGCCGAAGCCGGGAGCTCCTACAGCGACGCCCTGGAGGCGGCGCTGCGTGAACTCGCCTGGGACGCTGAGCGCGCCGAGCGCGTGCGGGAGTTCGTCCGCCACCGCTCCGAAGAGCAGTACGGGGTGAGCGCTGACCTGCTCGACGCCCACGGTCTCGACGACGACGCCATCGAGGGTGATGAAGTCGTCTTCCCCGACGGGTACGACGAGCTCGCTACCCGACTGGCTGACGGTATCGACGTCAGGCTCCTCCGCGAGGTGCGGTGCGTCGAGTGGCATGAGGGCGGTGCGACGGTCCACACGGACGGTGAGACGTTCGTCGTTGCGCGCGCGATCGTGACGGTGCCGGTCGGCGTGCTGCGATCCGGCGACTTCGCATTCGAGCCACCGTTGCCCGAGCAGCACCGCGCCGCACTCGAGGGACTCGAGATGAACGCGTTCGAAAAGGTCTTCCTCCGGTTCCCCGAGCGGTTCTGGGATGCGAGTGTCTCCGTGATCCGGCGCCAGGGGTCCGCAGGGGAGTGGTGGCATTCCTGGTACGACCTCACCGAGGCGCACGGCGCCCCGACACTGCTGACCTTCGCCGCTGGGCCCGCGGCGATCGCGACCCGTGCCTGGAGCGACGCTCGCATCGCCGACTCCGTGCTCGCCGCGCTGCGTGAGCTGTACGGGGACGCGGTCGCGGATCCGGAATCGATCACCGTGACCCGGTGGCAGGATGACCCGTTCGCCCGCGGGGCCTATGCCTACAAGGCGGTGGGCGCGCGGACCGAGGATCGCGAGACGCTCGCGGACCCCCTGGGCTCTGGCGCCCTGCACCTCTCCGGCGAGGCGACATGGGCGGAGGATCCGGCGACGGTCACCGGCGCGCTCTGCTCAGGGCATCGAGTCGCCGAGCGCGTGCTCGGGCGCGAGGTGCGCTTCGCCGAGCTCTGGGAGTGA
- a CDS encoding YeeE/YedE family protein, whose amino-acid sequence MILSGLLLGTVLGFVFQRGRFCVTGAFRDIFTLRSTRWLTAFMVVVAVQSIGVFALDLFGVISLQSGTFPWLGTILGGFIFGFAIVLAGGCATGTYYRAGEGLVGSWLALIFYIAGAAAFRFGPLAGTTDAVRSVETANGSFHETLGVNPWILVLLLGVGVGIAVLRHLARERRVTKVRLPASKTGLAHLLTEKPWHPFVTAVIIGLIATAAWPLSWATGRESGLGITGPSANIGVFLGNGDMQLVDWGVMLVLGLLIGSFIAAKASGEFKIRVPDARTAVRSIIGGTLMGWGAAWAGGCTIGNAMVNTATFSFQGWTALVFMIIGTGVATRIFIMNHQRAGGSARPLTTPAPTPAAVSG is encoded by the coding sequence ATGATTCTTTCCGGCCTCCTCCTCGGAACCGTGCTCGGCTTCGTCTTCCAGCGCGGACGCTTCTGCGTCACCGGCGCGTTCCGCGACATCTTCACCCTTCGCAGCACGCGCTGGCTCACCGCCTTCATGGTGGTCGTCGCGGTGCAATCGATCGGCGTCTTCGCGCTCGACCTGTTCGGAGTGATCTCGCTGCAGAGCGGCACCTTCCCGTGGCTCGGCACGATCCTCGGCGGCTTCATCTTCGGATTCGCGATCGTGCTCGCAGGCGGGTGCGCCACCGGCACCTACTACCGCGCTGGTGAGGGACTGGTCGGATCCTGGCTCGCCCTCATCTTCTACATCGCCGGGGCCGCCGCCTTCCGCTTCGGCCCGCTCGCCGGGACCACCGACGCGGTGCGGTCAGTGGAGACGGCCAACGGGAGCTTCCACGAGACCCTCGGGGTGAACCCGTGGATCCTGGTGCTGCTGCTGGGCGTCGGCGTCGGGATCGCCGTTCTGCGTCACCTCGCCCGCGAGCGCCGTGTGACCAAAGTCCGACTTCCCGCATCGAAGACCGGGCTCGCCCACCTGCTCACGGAGAAGCCGTGGCACCCCTTCGTCACCGCCGTCATCATCGGACTCATCGCCACCGCAGCGTGGCCGCTCTCTTGGGCCACGGGGCGGGAGTCGGGTCTCGGCATCACCGGCCCGTCCGCGAACATCGGCGTCTTCCTCGGAAACGGCGACATGCAGCTCGTCGACTGGGGAGTGATGCTGGTCCTCGGGCTCCTGATCGGCTCCTTCATCGCGGCGAAGGCGTCCGGCGAATTCAAGATTCGCGTACCCGACGCACGGACCGCCGTTCGCTCGATCATCGGCGGAACACTCATGGGGTGGGGTGCCGCATGGGCCGGCGGGTGCACCATCGGCAACGCCATGGTGAACACCGCGACGTTCAGCTTCCAAGGGTGGACCGCCCTCGTCTTCATGATCATCGGAACGGGTGTCGCGACCCGCATCTTCATCATGAACCACCAGCGTGCGGGTGGCAGCGCCCGACCGCTCACGACTCCGGCGCCGACGCCAGCCGCGGTATCCGGCTGA
- a CDS encoding amidohydrolase family protein yields MTRVLISGGLVVDGESTAPVRADVLVEGERIAAISADLSATGDDLTVIDASGRLVMPGFIDAHAHAEGAVFDPEVQLALLRQGITTVIGGQDGVSYAPGDGRYATEYFAAINGPHPTYRGSSVADLLRTYDGEIPLGVAYVIPAGTVRHEVMGSAQRPATADERARMAELVRAGIADGAVGLSTGLDYVPGLFADAEEIAALCAPLSDAQLPYVTHMRGGYEDNAEFGVDEVARIGLTAGVPVHISHFHTSADEAWRLMSWLAERGVSATFDAYPYTRGCSILGMTMLPPEWNVAPVDDTVAALQDPAERERLRREWFPRVALNPSLGPEWPELITVAHTVAAEWAWAHGKTLAEIAEARATDAIDAALDVLAASRLNANAIMAVRDQRPVEDLGRLIAHPAHLGGSDGIFIGSHPHPRARGTFATYLATYVREREFLTWAEAAHHLSTGPADRFHLGDRGRLRPGSIADIAIIDPEHVRDTATYAEPRGLAVGIDDVLVAGRPVLANGQLTGARPGGGIRADARHLPPLS; encoded by the coding sequence GTGACTCGGGTACTCATCAGCGGTGGACTCGTCGTCGACGGCGAGTCCACCGCTCCCGTGCGGGCGGACGTGCTCGTCGAGGGCGAGCGGATCGCGGCGATCTCCGCAGACCTCTCGGCCACGGGCGACGACCTCACCGTGATCGACGCGTCCGGGCGGCTCGTGATGCCGGGATTCATCGACGCGCACGCGCACGCCGAGGGCGCGGTCTTCGACCCCGAAGTGCAACTCGCGCTCCTCCGCCAGGGAATCACGACGGTCATCGGCGGGCAGGACGGCGTCTCGTACGCGCCTGGCGATGGCCGGTACGCGACCGAGTACTTCGCCGCCATCAACGGGCCGCACCCGACGTATCGGGGGTCCAGCGTCGCAGACCTGCTCCGCACCTACGACGGCGAGATCCCGTTGGGCGTCGCCTACGTGATCCCGGCGGGCACCGTGCGCCACGAGGTCATGGGCTCCGCCCAGCGCCCCGCCACCGCCGACGAACGCGCACGCATGGCGGAACTCGTGCGCGCGGGCATCGCCGATGGCGCCGTCGGTTTGTCGACGGGCCTGGACTACGTTCCCGGCCTGTTCGCCGATGCCGAGGAGATCGCAGCGCTCTGCGCGCCGCTGTCGGATGCGCAACTCCCCTACGTCACGCACATGCGGGGCGGCTACGAGGACAACGCGGAGTTCGGCGTCGACGAGGTGGCCCGCATCGGCCTCACCGCCGGCGTGCCCGTGCACATCTCGCACTTCCACACCTCAGCGGATGAGGCCTGGCGCCTCATGTCCTGGCTCGCCGAGCGCGGGGTGAGCGCCACCTTCGACGCCTACCCCTACACGCGCGGCTGCTCGATCCTCGGCATGACGATGCTCCCTCCCGAGTGGAACGTCGCGCCGGTCGACGACACCGTCGCGGCCCTGCAGGATCCCGCCGAGCGTGAACGCCTGCGACGCGAGTGGTTCCCCCGCGTGGCACTGAATCCGAGCCTGGGGCCCGAGTGGCCAGAACTCATCACGGTCGCGCACACCGTCGCCGCGGAGTGGGCCTGGGCGCACGGAAAGACCCTCGCAGAGATCGCAGAGGCGCGCGCCACCGACGCCATCGATGCGGCTCTCGACGTGCTCGCCGCTTCGCGTCTGAACGCGAACGCCATCATGGCGGTGCGGGATCAGCGGCCCGTCGAGGATCTCGGGCGCCTCATCGCCCACCCCGCGCACCTCGGCGGATCCGACGGGATCTTCATCGGCTCCCACCCGCACCCGCGGGCTCGCGGCACCTTCGCGACGTACCTCGCGACCTACGTCAGGGAACGCGAGTTCCTGACCTGGGCCGAGGCCGCGCATCACCTGTCCACGGGGCCGGCGGATCGGTTCCACCTCGGCGACCGCGGTAGACTCCGACCCGGCAGCATCGCCGACATCGCGATCATCGACCCCGAACACGTGCGCGACACGGCGACCTACGCGGAGCCGAGGGGGCTCGCCGTGGGCATCGACGACGTGCTCGTCGCCGGCCGGCCCGTGCTCGCGAACGGACAGCTCACGGGTGCCCGCCCGGGAGGCGGGATCCGCGCTGACGCGCGCCACCTGCCACCGCTGAGCTGA
- a CDS encoding SulP family inorganic anion transporter: MRRLAAATATLLPSRADYAGLRRTWRGDVAAGVTVGIVALPLALAFGVSSGVGAEAGLITAIVAGLVAAIFGGSNVQVSGPTGAMVVVLAPIVAQHGAGAVAIVSVMAGIIVLIGGVLRLGRTVSVIPWPVIEGFTVGIGIIIFLQQVPAAVGVTGSGSGHSTNALVAALQAVSEASWPAALLPIAAVLVVAATMLVLARVDGRIPGSFIAIVVVTLAVVVSGAPLALIGTLPSELPPPSVPALDPGTVTQLIGPAFAVAALAAIESLLSARVAGSLANTGPVNGDRELVGQGLASIASGFFGGMPATGAIARTAVNVRSGGRTRVAAIVHALALLGVVAIAADVVSLIPLAALSGVLMVTAARMVSLSVVRRILRSTWADAGVFIITAVITVSFDLILAVGIGIAVAAFFALRALSRTSGVLRERLPGAPVPGDERIALFKIVGALFFGAADRIVEQIEAHRGVDVVILRLSQLQVIDATGGHTLGEVVAALERRGVTVIIKGVQDQHLPILERMGVIDALRHPQHLFAELTPAVAHARSHIARAAAAERVVS, from the coding sequence GTGAGGCGGCTCGCCGCCGCCACCGCGACGCTGCTGCCGAGCCGCGCCGACTATGCGGGGCTGCGGCGGACGTGGCGCGGTGACGTCGCAGCGGGTGTCACGGTCGGGATCGTCGCCCTGCCTCTGGCGCTCGCGTTCGGCGTCAGCTCGGGAGTGGGAGCGGAGGCGGGTCTCATCACCGCGATCGTCGCGGGGCTCGTCGCCGCGATCTTCGGCGGTTCGAACGTGCAGGTCTCCGGACCGACCGGCGCGATGGTGGTGGTGCTCGCCCCGATCGTGGCGCAGCACGGCGCGGGTGCGGTCGCGATCGTCAGCGTCATGGCGGGGATCATCGTGCTGATCGGCGGTGTCCTCAGGCTCGGGCGCACCGTGAGCGTGATCCCGTGGCCCGTGATCGAGGGGTTCACGGTCGGCATCGGCATCATCATCTTCCTGCAGCAGGTGCCCGCTGCGGTCGGGGTCACCGGGTCCGGATCCGGGCACAGCACCAACGCACTCGTCGCCGCCCTGCAGGCCGTCTCGGAAGCTTCCTGGCCCGCAGCGCTCCTCCCGATCGCCGCGGTGCTCGTCGTCGCCGCGACCATGCTGGTGCTGGCACGGGTCGACGGGCGAATTCCGGGGTCGTTCATCGCGATCGTCGTGGTGACCCTCGCGGTCGTGGTCTCCGGCGCGCCGCTCGCACTGATCGGTACGCTGCCGAGCGAGCTGCCTCCGCCCAGCGTTCCGGCATTGGACCCCGGCACTGTGACGCAGTTGATCGGGCCGGCGTTCGCGGTGGCGGCCCTGGCGGCGATCGAGTCGCTGCTCTCCGCCCGCGTCGCCGGTTCACTGGCGAACACCGGTCCCGTGAACGGTGACCGCGAACTCGTCGGGCAGGGACTCGCCTCGATCGCCTCCGGATTCTTCGGCGGCATGCCGGCGACCGGCGCCATCGCCCGCACGGCAGTGAACGTGCGATCCGGGGGTCGGACGCGGGTCGCCGCGATCGTGCACGCCCTCGCTCTGCTGGGCGTGGTCGCGATCGCCGCCGATGTCGTGTCGCTGATCCCGCTCGCCGCGCTGTCAGGCGTGCTCATGGTGACTGCGGCGCGCATGGTCTCGCTGTCGGTCGTGCGCCGGATCCTGCGCTCCACTTGGGCGGACGCGGGCGTGTTCATCATCACGGCGGTCATCACCGTGAGCTTCGACCTGATCCTCGCGGTCGGCATCGGCATCGCCGTCGCCGCCTTCTTCGCGTTGCGGGCGCTCAGCCGGACGAGCGGGGTGCTGCGCGAACGGCTGCCAGGCGCGCCGGTGCCCGGTGACGAGCGGATCGCCCTGTTCAAGATCGTGGGCGCCCTCTTCTTCGGAGCGGCTGACCGGATCGTCGAACAGATCGAGGCGCACCGCGGCGTCGACGTCGTGATCCTCCGCCTCTCGCAGCTCCAGGTGATCGACGCCACGGGTGGTCACACCCTCGGCGAGGTGGTCGCAGCGCTCGAGCGGCGAGGCGTGACGGTGATCATCAAGGGGGTGCAGGATCAGCACCTGCCGATCCTCGAACGCATGGGCGTGATCGATGCGCTCAGACACCCGCAGCATCTCTTCGCCGAACTCACTCCCGCGGTCGCTCATGCCCGCTCGCATATCGCGCGTGCGGCGGCGGCAGAGCGCGTCGTATCCTGA
- a CDS encoding RidA family protein: MTNVTKQAIHTSDAPQPAGPYSQGILSGDLLFTAGFGPQDPQTGEKADNVADQTRQTLRNVQAVLSQHGATLDDALKVTVHLSDLANFDEFNTAYREFFSEPYPVRTTVGSQLANILVEIDLVARVSA, translated from the coding sequence ATGACCAACGTGACCAAGCAGGCGATCCACACGAGCGACGCCCCCCAGCCGGCGGGCCCCTACAGCCAGGGGATCCTGAGCGGCGACCTGCTCTTCACTGCGGGCTTCGGCCCCCAGGATCCACAGACCGGTGAGAAGGCGGACAACGTGGCGGATCAGACCCGTCAGACCCTCCGCAACGTGCAGGCAGTGCTCTCCCAGCACGGCGCCACCCTCGACGACGCACTGAAGGTGACGGTACACCTCTCCGACCTCGCGAACTTCGACGAGTTCAACACGGCGTACCGCGAGTTCTTCTCGGAGCCGTACCCGGTCCGCACGACGGTGGGGTCGCAGCTCGCGAACATCCTCGTCGAGATCGACCTCGTCGCGCGCGTCAGCGCATAA
- a CDS encoding HNH endonuclease signature motif containing protein, producing the protein MQQTPQSHHRTARHGEAGPVGEVGGRAGRDRDQGFAPPRRAPRGREPRLPFSDATARAALAEIVEGLQSIRATRDRLDAEEARLLEWASRLADAEAAQMSSGNEHEIAHRTANAELAAAVQLSDRTVERRVAQSVSLVRDFPGVHEALANGRVDRPRAVAICEAGGIVPQGQRRERYEEEALRYAEAESVNRVRPHVAQLAERFTDRSIDERHTEAHEGRGVTVTPLSDGMALLQAVLSARDAKTVHARLTQCARELRVTQFAAHEAGEALPQDPRTVDQRRADALVEIVAGWNPSELETRPDPPFQAKVQVTVPVSKLHGVGAPADSGVPVARDASADAGVLAGFGPIDTESARWFAAIADHWDILKVDDERGEVLEVERYRPSERMRRRLAARDLHCRFPGCRVPAVGCDLDHTVDAALGGRTATDNLAHLCRWHHTLKHHSPWRVEQRPGGVLEWTSPTGRTYQDRPASRVRFRRAGRDSEEDSCIDAGVRKRARARMRSLSESARHGNQDPHPF; encoded by the coding sequence ATGCAGCAGACGCCCCAGTCGCATCACCGGACGGCCCGCCACGGCGAGGCTGGCCCGGTCGGCGAGGTGGGCGGGCGGGCTGGGCGTGATCGCGATCAGGGGTTCGCGCCGCCCCGTCGCGCGCCCCGGGGAAGGGAACCGCGACTGCCGTTCTCCGATGCGACAGCTCGGGCTGCGCTGGCGGAGATCGTCGAAGGGCTCCAGTCGATTCGTGCGACCCGAGACCGGCTTGATGCGGAGGAAGCGAGGCTTCTCGAGTGGGCTAGTCGTCTCGCAGACGCCGAGGCTGCGCAGATGTCGAGCGGAAACGAACACGAGATCGCGCATCGCACGGCCAATGCCGAACTCGCGGCCGCGGTACAACTGAGCGATCGCACCGTCGAGCGGCGAGTGGCGCAGTCCGTCAGTCTGGTGCGCGATTTCCCTGGAGTGCACGAAGCGCTCGCGAATGGTCGAGTCGATCGGCCTCGGGCAGTGGCCATCTGCGAAGCCGGTGGGATCGTGCCCCAGGGGCAACGTCGAGAGCGATATGAAGAGGAAGCGCTCAGGTATGCGGAGGCGGAATCTGTCAACCGCGTCAGGCCGCACGTCGCGCAGCTCGCCGAGCGCTTCACTGACCGATCGATCGACGAGCGGCACACCGAAGCCCACGAGGGTCGCGGTGTCACCGTGACTCCGCTCTCCGACGGTATGGCTCTCCTGCAAGCGGTCCTCTCGGCTCGTGACGCAAAGACGGTTCACGCCCGCCTGACGCAGTGCGCGCGTGAACTGCGCGTGACGCAATTCGCCGCTCATGAAGCAGGGGAGGCGCTCCCTCAGGATCCCCGAACCGTCGATCAACGACGCGCCGACGCCCTCGTCGAGATCGTCGCGGGTTGGAACCCGAGTGAGCTGGAAACGCGCCCCGACCCGCCGTTTCAGGCCAAAGTGCAAGTCACGGTACCGGTGTCGAAGCTTCACGGGGTTGGCGCCCCCGCCGACTCGGGCGTGCCCGTGGCCCGCGACGCCTCGGCGGACGCTGGCGTCCTCGCCGGATTCGGGCCGATCGATACGGAGAGCGCTCGCTGGTTCGCGGCGATCGCCGATCACTGGGACATTCTGAAGGTCGACGACGAGCGGGGTGAGGTCCTCGAGGTGGAGCGGTACCGGCCCTCGGAGCGCATGCGACGACGACTCGCGGCTCGAGACCTGCACTGCCGGTTCCCCGGGTGCCGTGTTCCCGCCGTGGGATGCGACCTCGACCACACCGTCGACGCCGCACTCGGCGGCCGCACCGCCACCGACAACCTCGCCCACCTCTGTCGCTGGCATCACACCCTGAAGCATCACTCCCCATGGCGAGTGGAGCAACGCCCAGGTGGGGTGCTCGAGTGGACCAGCCCCACCGGCCGCACATACCAGGATCGACCGGCGAGTCGCGTGCGCTTCCGTCGCGCGGGGCGAGACTCGGAAGAGGACTCCTGCATCGACGCCGGCGTACGCAAGCGAGCACGGGCGAGAATGCGGTCGCTCTCGGAGTCTGCGCGTCACGGGAACCAAGACCCGCACCCGTTCTGA
- a CDS encoding AMP-binding protein, whose product MFRSPYPDVHIPHESVYEYLFGSLEPEDAGRVALIDPATGNETTFGELRGQVDGFAGALAARDVGVGSVVAVLCPNVPAFATVFHGVLRAGATITTINSLYTAHEIGEQITSASASWLVTVGPLLPQAAEAAAAVGLPAERIIVLDGVDGYPSLRELLAERYPAPEVEFDPAEHLAVLPYSSGTTGVPKGVMLTHRNLVANVAQCRELIVLSPEDRVLAVLPFFHIYGMTVLLNLALRQRASLVTMPKFDLQAYLSHIQTYGCTFLFVAPPIAVALAKHPLVDEFDISSVHTVLSGAAPLDGATAEAAAKRLHTRVIQGYGMSELSPVSHATPADRADIPASSIGVIVPNITCKLIDIDSGEEILGVEEGEDQSRPGELWVAGPNVMTGYLNNAEATTETLDAEGYLHTGDIAIVHSGGYFSIVDRMKELIKYKGYQIAPAELEALLLSHPGIRDAAVIGVLDDDQQEIPKAFIVAAEGAELSADDVMSYVAEHVAPHKKVRRVEFIDEIPKSAAGKILRKDLRSRDAAR is encoded by the coding sequence GTGTTCAGAAGCCCCTATCCGGACGTGCACATTCCCCACGAGAGCGTCTACGAGTATCTGTTCGGATCGCTCGAACCGGAGGATGCCGGTCGGGTCGCGTTGATCGACCCGGCTACCGGGAACGAGACGACCTTCGGCGAACTGCGCGGACAGGTCGACGGGTTCGCGGGAGCTCTGGCGGCCCGGGATGTCGGCGTGGGGTCGGTGGTCGCCGTGCTCTGCCCGAACGTGCCGGCGTTCGCGACGGTGTTCCACGGGGTGCTTCGGGCCGGTGCGACCATCACAACCATCAACTCGCTCTACACCGCCCATGAAATCGGCGAGCAGATCACCAGCGCCTCGGCGAGCTGGTTGGTGACGGTGGGGCCGCTGCTGCCGCAGGCGGCCGAAGCTGCAGCGGCGGTCGGGCTGCCCGCTGAGCGCATCATCGTGCTCGACGGGGTCGACGGGTACCCGAGCCTGCGAGAACTGCTCGCCGAACGGTACCCGGCACCCGAGGTCGAGTTCGATCCGGCTGAGCACCTCGCAGTACTGCCGTACTCGTCGGGAACCACCGGTGTTCCGAAGGGCGTCATGCTCACGCACCGCAACCTGGTCGCGAACGTGGCGCAGTGCCGTGAACTCATCGTGCTGTCGCCAGAGGACCGGGTGCTCGCGGTGCTGCCGTTCTTCCACATCTACGGCATGACCGTGCTCTTGAATCTCGCGCTCCGCCAGCGCGCGAGTCTGGTGACGATGCCGAAATTCGACCTGCAAGCGTACCTGTCGCACATTCAGACCTACGGCTGCACGTTCCTGTTCGTCGCCCCGCCGATCGCGGTGGCGTTGGCGAAGCACCCGCTCGTCGACGAGTTCGACATCTCGTCGGTGCACACCGTCCTGTCGGGGGCGGCCCCGCTCGACGGTGCGACCGCCGAAGCCGCGGCGAAACGACTGCACACCCGGGTGATTCAGGGATACGGCATGAGCGAACTCAGCCCGGTGTCGCACGCCACTCCGGCCGATCGCGCGGACATCCCGGCCAGCTCGATCGGTGTGATCGTTCCGAACATCACCTGCAAGCTCATCGACATCGACTCCGGGGAGGAGATTCTCGGCGTCGAAGAGGGCGAGGATCAATCGCGTCCTGGCGAGCTCTGGGTGGCAGGACCCAACGTGATGACCGGCTACCTCAACAACGCCGAGGCCACCACTGAGACACTCGATGCGGAGGGATACCTCCACACCGGCGACATCGCGATCGTGCACAGCGGAGGGTACTTCTCGATCGTCGACCGGATGAAGGAGCTTATCAAGTACAAGGGCTACCAGATCGCGCCAGCGGAACTGGAAGCGCTGCTCCTCAGCCACCCGGGGATCCGCGACGCCGCGGTGATCGGCGTGCTGGACGACGACCAGCAGGAGATCCCTAAAGCCTTCATCGTTGCAGCGGAGGGCGCGGAGCTCAGTGCAGACGATGTGATGTCGTACGTCGCGGAGCACGTGGCGCCGCACAAGAAGGTCAGGCGCGTCGAGTTCATCGACGAGATTCCGAAGTCGGCCGCCGGGAAGATCCTGCGGAAGGACCTCCGGTCGCGGGACGCCGCTCGCTGA